A genomic window from Gemmatimonadaceae bacterium includes:
- a CDS encoding DUF839 domain-containing protein, giving the protein MRIPALRLALLPLGISAALLAGCGSDDATAVTPVPATPLTNQSVTPALLTPLVSGVDVYSLISSDDVIAGSPGFVFGGSADGAGFLRNTDGTFTLLTNHEDNFAVSRVKFDASLKPIAGDYLINSTFGKYRLCSATLVTPEVHGFGPLYLTNGESSEESEILAISPTATANTPKYVSAFGRFNTENSVPLTKDAFPGKTVVMIGDDDSGAEGGQVAMYLTNTVGDLDNGSLYVLARTDNNVRERDMVVGQSYPVEFRQIQNQKSLTGRQINLAGATLNAMRFGRVEDIDYRKGSAANNREIYFNVTGQNNAGVNADYSRTKYGRTYRVTLNANDPLKGTLEVIADGDDRNGPAKLFQNPDNIFVGENYVYIQEDDNGYDDETHDGYIYQYNIATKEIRPVLVLDHRRDKSDAALYNAVGARPAGKAGWEYGAMIDVSAQLGQTNTFIISLQPHSWQGAKYRGVDGGTVRPSEQQASMMVVVKGLPR; this is encoded by the coding sequence ATGCGTATCCCTGCTCTCCGTCTCGCCCTGCTGCCGCTCGGCATCAGTGCGGCCCTGCTCGCCGGTTGCGGCTCCGACGATGCGACCGCCGTCACGCCCGTGCCGGCGACCCCGCTCACGAACCAGTCCGTCACGCCCGCCCTGCTCACCCCGCTCGTGTCGGGCGTGGATGTCTACAGCCTCATCAGCAGCGACGACGTGATCGCGGGCTCCCCGGGCTTCGTGTTCGGCGGATCCGCCGACGGCGCGGGTTTCCTCCGGAATACGGATGGCACCTTCACGCTCCTCACCAATCACGAGGACAACTTCGCCGTGTCGCGCGTGAAGTTCGATGCGTCGCTCAAACCCATCGCCGGCGACTACCTGATCAACTCCACGTTCGGCAAGTATCGCCTCTGCTCGGCCACGCTTGTGACGCCGGAAGTCCATGGGTTCGGGCCGCTTTACCTCACGAACGGCGAAAGCAGCGAAGAGTCGGAAATCCTCGCCATTTCGCCGACTGCGACGGCCAACACGCCCAAGTACGTGTCGGCGTTCGGTCGCTTCAACACCGAAAACTCGGTGCCGCTGACCAAGGATGCCTTCCCGGGCAAGACGGTCGTGATGATCGGCGACGACGATTCCGGCGCCGAAGGTGGCCAGGTGGCCATGTACCTCACGAACACCGTGGGCGATCTCGACAATGGCAGTCTCTATGTCCTCGCGCGCACCGACAACAACGTGCGTGAGCGCGACATGGTCGTCGGCCAGAGCTACCCGGTCGAGTTCCGCCAGATCCAGAACCAGAAGTCCCTCACCGGTCGCCAGATCAATCTGGCCGGCGCGACGCTGAACGCGATGCGCTTCGGTCGCGTCGAGGATATCGACTATCGCAAGGGATCGGCAGCGAACAATCGCGAGATCTACTTCAACGTGACCGGCCAGAACAACGCCGGCGTGAACGCCGATTACAGCCGCACCAAGTACGGCCGCACCTATCGCGTGACGCTCAACGCCAATGACCCGCTCAAGGGGACACTGGAAGTCATCGCCGACGGGGATGATCGCAACGGCCCGGCCAAGCTCTTCCAGAACCCCGACAACATCTTCGTGGGCGAGAACTACGTCTACATCCAGGAAGACGACAACGGCTACGACGACGAGACGCACGACGGCTACATCTACCAGTACAACATCGCCACCAAGGAGATCCGACCGGTGTTGGTCCTCGACCACCGTCGGGACAAGTCCGATGCCGCGCTCTACAACGCCGTTGGCGCTCGGCCGGCCGGCAAGGCGGGGTGGGAGTATGGCGCCATGATCGACGTGTCGGCCCAGCTCGGTCAGACGAATACGTTCATCATCTCGCTCCAGCCGCACTCGTGGCAGGGCGCGAAGTATCGTGGGGTGGATGGCGGTACGGTGCGCCCCAGCGAACAGCAGGCCAGCATGATGGTGGTCGTCAAGGGGCTGCCACGTTGA
- a CDS encoding glycosyltransferase family 1 protein: MTSLPLRDVGRRRQGSGDLAYTVPDMSDVRLAIFTETFRPQVNGVARTLDRLVQALEAHGGTARVFTADDPAAVAEPGVTRFPSRAFWAYPQLRLAWPSANATSSALADFKPTLVHLATEFGMGLAGRKAARALGVPIVSSYHTNFTAYAKHYRLGALSRPGWQYLRWFHAAAMGTFCPTQASVDDLQAHGFTRCAVWSRGVDSQRFSPRHRKPVWRARAGAWDDTLLVTYVGRLAAEKGLDVALDAVRLAAEQRPAQIRMLVVGDGPGEADARAMAPDCVHFAGRLEGQPLQEAYAAGDVFLFPSTTDTFGNVMLEAMASGLPVLGADVGPTREVLAQGGGWLVPPGRAAAFAALLVRLIDDRALVQRAREEALVAAATRDWDAVWAKLFTAYRAVQGLR; the protein is encoded by the coding sequence ATGACGAGTCTTCCGCTCCGAGACGTGGGACGCCGACGCCAGGGGTCCGGCGATCTGGCCTACACGGTGCCCGATATGTCCGACGTGCGGCTCGCGATCTTTACCGAGACGTTCCGGCCGCAGGTCAACGGGGTGGCCCGCACCCTTGATCGGTTGGTGCAGGCGCTCGAGGCCCACGGCGGAACGGCGCGCGTGTTCACGGCGGACGATCCGGCGGCGGTGGCCGAGCCCGGCGTCACACGATTCCCGTCGCGTGCGTTCTGGGCCTATCCGCAGCTTCGGCTGGCGTGGCCCTCGGCCAACGCCACCAGCAGCGCGCTCGCGGACTTCAAGCCGACGTTGGTGCATCTCGCGACCGAATTCGGCATGGGGCTCGCGGGCCGGAAGGCCGCCCGTGCGCTCGGCGTGCCGATCGTGTCGAGCTATCACACGAACTTTACGGCGTACGCCAAGCACTATCGCTTGGGCGCCCTCTCGCGACCGGGCTGGCAGTACCTGCGGTGGTTCCACGCCGCGGCGATGGGGACGTTCTGTCCGACGCAGGCGTCGGTGGATGACCTGCAGGCGCATGGATTCACGCGCTGTGCGGTGTGGTCGCGCGGCGTGGACAGTCAGCGCTTCTCGCCCCGGCATCGCAAACCGGTGTGGCGGGCGCGTGCGGGCGCGTGGGACGACACCCTGCTCGTCACGTATGTCGGTCGGCTTGCCGCCGAGAAGGGATTGGACGTAGCGCTCGATGCGGTGCGTCTCGCCGCCGAACAGCGGCCGGCCCAGATCCGCATGCTCGTGGTGGGAGACGGACCGGGTGAAGCCGATGCGCGGGCAATGGCGCCCGACTGCGTGCACTTCGCGGGGCGGCTCGAAGGGCAGCCGTTGCAGGAGGCCTATGCGGCGGGAGATGTGTTTCTCTTTCCGAGCACCACCGATACGTTCGGCAATGTGATGCTCGAAGCCATGGCCTCCGGGCTTCCGGTCCTTGGTGCAGACGTGGGCCCAACGCGCGAGGTGCTGGCGCAGGGCGGTGGATGGCTCGTGCCGCCCGGTCGCGCCGCGGCCTTTGCCGCGCTGCTGGTCCGACTGATCGACGACCGGGCCCTGGTGCAACGTGCGCGGGAAGAGGCGTTGGTGGCCGCCGCCACGCGCGATTGGGACGCGGTGTGGGCCAAGCTCTTCACAGCCTATCGCGCCGTGCAGGGGCTGCGCTGA
- a CDS encoding DUF2334 domain-containing protein — MKAARQEPRVLASIHDVAPPHALAVQRLWSACRDAGFIPALFVVPNWHGQWPLAQADAFVEWIRERAADGAEVFLHGERHDEVGSPRGLRDHFRAVGRTAAEGEFLTLDRWSARTRIRRGVLYLWALGLRPVGFVPPAWLAHEGTHEVVRETGLAFSEDAGHVYVHDGDRSVALAAPAVRWSGRTTVRAHLSRVAVGWHWLNASRTPLVRLALHPQDLSHPITARSALTSIARWGEAGAPSQYAEVRA, encoded by the coding sequence ATGAAGGCGGCTCGCCAGGAACCGCGGGTGCTGGCGTCCATCCACGACGTGGCGCCGCCGCATGCGCTGGCCGTCCAGCGGCTGTGGAGCGCCTGTCGCGACGCGGGGTTCATCCCGGCGCTGTTTGTCGTGCCGAACTGGCACGGCCAGTGGCCACTCGCGCAGGCCGACGCCTTTGTCGAGTGGATCCGTGAACGGGCCGCTGACGGCGCCGAGGTGTTCTTGCACGGCGAGCGGCACGATGAAGTCGGATCGCCTCGCGGCCTTCGCGATCACTTCCGCGCCGTCGGGCGCACGGCCGCCGAGGGCGAGTTCCTGACGCTCGACCGATGGTCCGCGCGCACGCGCATTCGACGCGGGGTGCTGTATCTCTGGGCGCTTGGGCTGCGTCCGGTGGGCTTCGTGCCACCAGCCTGGCTGGCGCACGAGGGGACGCACGAGGTCGTCCGCGAGACGGGGCTGGCCTTCAGCGAAGACGCGGGGCACGTCTATGTGCACGATGGCGATCGCTCGGTGGCGCTGGCCGCGCCGGCCGTGCGCTGGAGCGGTCGCACCACGGTGCGTGCGCATCTGTCGCGCGTGGCGGTGGGCTGGCACTGGCTCAATGCCTCGCGCACCCCGCTCGTGCGACTGGCACTGCATCCGCAGGACCTTTCACATCCCATCACCGCCCGGTCCGCACTCACCAGCATCGCGCGGTGGGGCGAGGCCGGCGCGCCGTCGCAATATGCCGAGGTGCGTGCATGA
- a CDS encoding glycosyltransferase: MTGFDLRALPPRIRGEAALGVLDVTEWYGETSGGIRTYLDEKAAYVSARDELRHVVVVPGERDAVDDEPGVRRYRLRGPRIPRHRPYRFMLATRSLAHIVRHERPDVIEVGSPFVVPWIIAPVSRRMDVPIVCFHHTNVSGLIDRTLHGAPRIGGFAGRATRAYLRRLNDLAAITIVASRSARGELEAAGVTRIVDIPLGVDTERFTPTLRANASDIRRQWKLPDAPLVGYLGRFAAEKSLSLVLDAWAEVERVSGARLVLIGTGPEEEQLRAHPYASRVHFLPFQTDRAQVARLVAALDVMVAPSPVETFGLAALEALACGTPVLTADRGGVAEQVQASGAGLAFESERVDALIAAAIALLGQDHAVLAARGRIFAERHHAWPIVLDRLFTVYRDVVRT, from the coding sequence ATGACCGGCTTTGACCTGAGAGCGCTACCCCCGCGCATTCGCGGCGAGGCAGCGCTTGGCGTACTCGATGTCACCGAGTGGTACGGGGAGACTAGCGGCGGTATTCGCACCTATCTCGATGAGAAGGCGGCGTACGTCTCCGCGCGCGACGAGCTGCGCCATGTCGTCGTCGTGCCCGGCGAGCGCGACGCCGTGGACGATGAGCCGGGCGTTCGTCGGTATCGGCTTCGGGGGCCGCGTATTCCGCGGCATCGCCCGTACCGCTTCATGCTGGCCACGCGCTCACTCGCCCACATCGTGCGCCACGAGCGTCCCGACGTCATTGAAGTCGGCAGTCCGTTCGTCGTCCCCTGGATCATCGCGCCGGTCTCGCGCCGCATGGACGTGCCCATCGTGTGTTTTCACCACACGAACGTCAGCGGCCTGATCGATCGCACGCTGCACGGGGCGCCGCGCATCGGTGGGTTCGCCGGGCGGGCGACGCGCGCCTATCTGCGTCGCCTCAATGATCTCGCGGCCATCACCATTGTCGCCTCGCGCTCGGCGCGTGGTGAACTCGAGGCGGCCGGTGTCACGCGGATCGTCGATATTCCGCTTGGCGTGGACACCGAACGCTTTACGCCGACCTTGCGCGCCAACGCCTCGGATATCCGTCGACAGTGGAAGCTTCCCGATGCACCGCTGGTCGGCTACCTCGGCCGTTTCGCCGCCGAAAAGTCGCTGTCGCTCGTGCTCGATGCCTGGGCCGAGGTGGAGCGTGTCAGCGGCGCGCGTCTGGTCCTGATCGGCACCGGTCCGGAAGAAGAGCAGCTGCGCGCGCATCCCTACGCCTCGCGCGTCCACTTTCTGCCATTCCAAACCGACCGCGCGCAGGTGGCGCGACTGGTGGCCGCGCTGGATGTCATGGTTGCGCCGAGCCCGGTGGAGACCTTCGGTCTGGCCGCGCTCGAGGCGCTGGCCTGTGGGACCCCGGTGCTCACGGCCGATCGTGGCGGTGTCGCCGAACAGGTGCAGGCCAGCGGCGCGGGGCTCGCGTTCGAGTCTGAGCGCGTGGACGCGCTCATCGCGGCCGCCATTGCGCTTTTGGGGCAGGACCATGCCGTACTCGCGGCGCGTGGGCGCATCTTCGCCGAACGCCACCACGCCTGGCCAATCGTGCTGGATCGGCTGTTTACCGTCTATCGCGACGTGGTCCGCACATGA
- a CDS encoding phosphatase PAP2 family protein, with the protein MTTWLRRLDARDRALFSRCTLRPSGSVAARVFWRAITHAGGARASIGLCLGSVAWPSVSLLVAWRALLLLGVSHAVVQIVKRTVGRPRPVDGEAFPSLVEVPDRFSFPSGHACAAMAVAVGFASAFPALSMPLLLAAWLVGFSRVVLGVHYPGDVLVGQAIALLTAYPLLG; encoded by the coding sequence ATGACTACCTGGCTCCGTCGTCTGGATGCGCGCGATCGCGCGCTGTTCTCCCGGTGCACGCTGCGTCCCTCAGGGAGCGTCGCGGCTCGAGTCTTCTGGCGCGCCATCACCCATGCCGGAGGCGCCCGCGCGAGTATCGGCTTGTGTCTCGGCTCGGTGGCCTGGCCCTCCGTCTCGCTCCTGGTGGCCTGGCGGGCCTTGCTGCTCCTCGGGGTGTCCCACGCGGTCGTACAGATCGTGAAGCGCACCGTCGGGCGCCCGCGTCCGGTGGACGGGGAGGCGTTCCCGAGCCTCGTCGAGGTCCCGGACCGTTTTTCGTTCCCGAGCGGACACGCCTGCGCGGCGATGGCCGTCGCTGTGGGCTTCGCATCAGCCTTCCCCGCGCTTTCGATGCCCCTGCTGCTCGCGGCCTGGCTGGTGGGCTTCTCGCGGGTGGTCCTCGGCGTCCACTACCCCGGCGACGTGCTGGTGGGGCAGGCCATCGCATTGCTGACGGCCTATCCGCTGCTCGGATGA
- a CDS encoding aminotransferase class I/II-fold pyridoxal phosphate-dependent enzyme: MPSPLQLSRAEMQALGDRALQMVMDRHEQVRTMHTTQSITRAEAERLLHAPLNEAPEPVESLLATLARDVFPNSFKADHPRFYAFVPSPSNFVSAVGDFLMSGHNVFSGHWLASSAASQIELTVLDWLRGACGLPAEASGIFLSGGSMANLSAIVVARETRLGGHDPNAVVYYSDQTHSSMSKGLRVLGFAKHQRRAVATDTSYRLDLPTLAAAVAEDRANGRRPFCVVANAGTTNTGAIDPLPALADFCARESLWLHVDGAYGAAAVLHPRGAEALRGLDRADSITLDPHKWLFQPFEIGCLLVRDARLMQQTFRVEEDDHADYLADVSRHIQHDVNFFERGIQLTRSFKALKLWLSMRTFGLAAFRDAIQVGFDLADFAQEWLIASGHWEIVTPSQMGIVTFRWKQPGLSDAETDALTARTVDRLREDGYATVMSTVLRGRPALRLCPIHPAATTSEMAATLERLTRFAQQG, translated from the coding sequence ATGCCCTCCCCCCTCCAACTCTCCCGGGCCGAGATGCAGGCCCTTGGTGACCGCGCGCTGCAGATGGTCATGGACCGTCATGAGCAGGTGCGCACGATGCACACCACCCAGAGCATCACCCGGGCCGAGGCCGAGCGGCTGCTGCATGCGCCGCTCAACGAGGCGCCGGAGCCGGTGGAGTCGCTCCTGGCAACGCTCGCGCGCGATGTCTTCCCGAACAGCTTCAAGGCCGATCATCCGCGCTTCTACGCGTTCGTGCCCAGTCCGTCGAACTTCGTGAGCGCCGTGGGCGACTTCCTCATGAGCGGCCACAACGTGTTCAGTGGTCATTGGCTCGCGTCGAGTGCGGCCTCGCAGATCGAGCTCACCGTGCTCGACTGGCTGCGGGGCGCCTGCGGCCTCCCCGCCGAGGCGAGCGGCATTTTTCTGAGCGGTGGCTCGATGGCCAACCTGTCGGCCATCGTGGTCGCGCGAGAAACCCGGCTCGGGGGGCATGACCCGAACGCCGTGGTGTACTACTCCGACCAGACGCATTCGTCGATGTCGAAGGGGCTGCGGGTACTCGGGTTCGCCAAGCATCAGCGGCGGGCCGTCGCGACCGACACCTCGTACCGACTCGATCTCCCGACGCTCGCCGCCGCAGTCGCCGAGGACCGTGCAAACGGCCGGCGCCCGTTCTGCGTCGTGGCCAATGCCGGCACCACCAACACTGGGGCGATCGATCCGCTGCCGGCACTCGCCGACTTCTGTGCCCGAGAATCGCTGTGGCTGCACGTGGACGGGGCGTACGGCGCGGCCGCCGTCCTGCATCCGCGCGGCGCCGAGGCCCTCCGCGGGCTGGACCGCGCCGACTCGATCACACTCGATCCGCACAAGTGGCTCTTCCAGCCGTTCGAGATCGGTTGCCTGCTGGTGCGCGATGCCCGCCTCATGCAGCAGACGTTTCGCGTGGAGGAGGACGATCATGCCGACTATCTCGCCGACGTCTCGCGCCACATTCAGCACGATGTGAACTTCTTCGAGCGCGGCATTCAGCTCACGCGCTCGTTCAAAGCGCTCAAGCTGTGGCTGTCGATGCGCACCTTTGGCCTGGCGGCGTTCCGCGACGCCATTCAGGTGGGCTTTGATCTGGCCGACTTCGCGCAGGAATGGCTCATCGCGAGCGGGCACTGGGAGATCGTCACACCGTCGCAAATGGGGATCGTCACGTTCCGCTGGAAACAGCCGGGGTTGAGTGATGCGGAGACCGATGCGCTCACGGCGCGTACCGTGGACCGCCTGCGTGAGGATGGCTACGCCACGGTCATGAGTACGGTGCTGCGCGGACGCCCCGCCCTGCGACTCTGCCCCATTCATCCGGCGGCCACGACGTCGGAGATGGCGGCCACCCTCGAACGACTGACGCGCTTCGCCCAGCAAGGCTGA
- a CDS encoding DUF4184 family protein encodes MPATVFSHQALVVPLKMRWPHRFSGLALCIGSMAPDLAFLGTMSDDSIFSHTLSAQLWFTPALTALLVWLLTVIMLPALLPYVREHGWWRVHDLAAIDAPTGWRGWARVATSASLGGISHVLVDGITHGNHSGWLVPSLPFLRTMVPHIGGPVPLHDALQCWFTILFGLATAWMWRDIARRRLLWAWRGKHVMGALRMPRAAGNRLLALCGIAAALGASVGWYLRRHEPAKLLAAGIGFGIIDFVFVALLIAALVQQWRTRWRAMWIASGAPVLPVAANPTP; translated from the coding sequence ATGCCGGCAACCGTGTTCTCTCATCAGGCGCTGGTGGTTCCGCTCAAGATGCGATGGCCGCATCGCTTCTCCGGGCTGGCGCTGTGCATCGGCAGCATGGCCCCGGATCTGGCGTTCCTCGGGACCATGTCCGACGACAGCATCTTCAGTCATACGTTGAGCGCGCAGCTGTGGTTCACGCCGGCGCTGACCGCGCTGCTCGTCTGGCTGCTGACCGTGATCATGCTGCCGGCGCTCCTGCCGTATGTGCGCGAGCACGGATGGTGGCGCGTGCATGATCTCGCGGCCATCGATGCGCCGACGGGATGGCGCGGGTGGGCACGCGTCGCCACCTCAGCGAGCCTGGGGGGCATCTCGCACGTGCTGGTCGATGGCATCACGCATGGCAATCACTCCGGATGGCTGGTGCCCTCCCTGCCCTTCCTGCGCACCATGGTGCCGCACATTGGTGGGCCCGTTCCGCTGCACGATGCCCTGCAGTGCTGGTTCACGATTCTCTTCGGGCTGGCCACCGCGTGGATGTGGCGCGACATCGCCCGCCGTCGGTTGCTGTGGGCCTGGCGTGGCAAACACGTGATGGGTGCCCTCCGAATGCCGCGGGCGGCCGGCAACCGCCTGCTCGCCCTCTGCGGTATCGCCGCAGCGCTTGGCGCGTCGGTCGGATGGTACCTGAGGCGTCATGAACCCGCGAAGCTGCTCGCGGCGGGCATCGGCTTTGGCATCATCGACTTTGTGTTTGTGGCGCTGCTGATCGCGGCGCTCGTCCAGCAGTGGCGGACACGCTGGCGGGCCATGTGGATCGCCTCCGGAGCGCCCGTGCTGCCGGTCGCCGCCAACCCTACGCCGTGA